Proteins co-encoded in one Sorghum bicolor cultivar BTx623 unplaced genomic scaffold, Sorghum_bicolor_NCBIv3 super_16, whole genome shotgun sequence genomic window:
- the LOC110431488 gene encoding uncharacterized protein LOC110431488 encodes MVCRRSERLNVRSPSPEVEYHGRGRGRGRGAGSPAPRLEREVEEQPAPGEPALEELHRRARSPQLGDNNAPPPPPPSLSEVMDRQTRLLEALADGILRRPGGGPPNDFQRKLEGFLKLRPPTFDCADDDPIAAEDWLREIEKKLDLTTCTDEECVGVAAHQLTGAARAWWDSYSDTHENPGGITWAEFTEAFREQHVPEGVMDAKVEEFRNISQGTQKVQEYATRFTRTMRYAPDESNTEKKKMYFFKKGLSTRLKVALSGHTCYTLREMINKALEMERDRLEADAQYKEKKRRSESSSRGPAPQRPRAHVPPPSRPRSAQGAAPAPSRGGGTHTANYHRPTQSRPVQSTSTWKATAPTSTGSVPFACFNCGQPGHKAAYCPAKAAPPPAPAATRQAPAQGTPRKPAVGATRGRLTHLTAQDAQDAPDAVYGMFLVQGVMASVLFDSGATCSYVSSSFAREHNLPVTPRKVPIDTISPLGNLRCTQKCQGVNITIEGYPFLADLTLLPSDGLDVILGMDWLTRHKGVISCSPRYVEITHPSGRVLRCEPNHEKKAPMICALESKSVEVVPIVSEYPDVFPEELPGMPPDRDVEFVIDLLPGTGPIAKRPYRMSVDELEELKKQLKELIRPEDIPKTAFVTRYGQYEFTVVSFGLTNAPAYFMNMMNKVFMEELDRFVVVFIDDILVYSASAEEHEQHLRVVLEKLRQNQLYAKFSKCEFWLEEVTFLGHVLTAEGVAVDPAKIEAVKEWEQPRNATDIRSFLGLAGYYRRFIENFSKIAKPMTNLLKKTNEFEWTPECEQSFQTLKQKLTTTPVLALPDIQKDFVVYCDASRQGLGCVLMQSGKVIAYASRQLKDHEQRYPTHDLELAAVVHALKIWRHYLIGNKCDIYTDHKSLKYFFTQEDLNMRQRRWLELIKDYNLEIHYHPGKANAIGTRLDYSTAYHPQTDGQTERVNQILEDMLRACVLKYGSDWEKSLSHAEFSYNNSYQASIQMSPFEALYGRKCRTPLMWSQVGERAFFGPDKIKEAEEGVAHVRENLKIAQSRQKSYADNHRRDLEFNVGDHVYLKVSPLRGTFRFHVKGKLAPRFVGPYRIVARVGKLAYKLELPEELDRVHPVFHVSQLRRCLKLPETQVPVESLDLQETLEYREYPVKILDKATKETRSSTIPMCKVLWSNHTEREATWEKESELQLRYPYLFERYVTP; translated from the exons ATGGTGTGCCGCCGTTCTGAACGCCTCAACGTCCGTTCCCCTTCACCCGAGGTGGAGTACCACGGTCGTGGACGTGGGCGTGGTCGAGGAGCTGGCTCTCCCGCCCCCAGACTCGAACGGGAGGTGGAGGAGCAGCCCGCCCCAGGAGAGCCTGCCCTAGAGGAACTCCACAGGAGAGCTAGGTCCCCTCAGCTCGGGGACAATAatgcaccaccaccgccgccgccgtctctgTCTGAGGTGATGGATCGCCAGACCCGCCTTCTGGAGGCACTGGCGGATGGCATACTGCGTCGTCCTGGAGGAGGTCCGCCCAATGATTTCCAAAGGAAGCTAGAAGGCTTCCTCAAGCTGAGGCCTCCTACGTTTGACTGTGCTGATGATGATCCCATTGCCGCCGAGGACTGGCTGCGTGAGATCGAGAAGAAGCTGGACCTCACCACTTGCACTGATGAGGAGTGTGTGGGAGTTGCCGCTCACCAGCTCACTGGCGCTGCACGCGCATGGTGGGACAGCTACAGTGACACCCACGAGAACCCCGGGGGCATAACCTGGGCTGAGTTCACTGAGGCGTTCCGTGAGCAGCATGTACCTGAGGGTGTCATGGACGCCAAGGTGGAGGAGTTCCGCAACATCTCCCAGGGCACTCAGAAGGTACAGGAGTATGCCACTCGTTTCACCCGCACCATGAGGTATGCTCCAGATGAGTCCAACactgagaagaagaagatgtaCTTCTTCAAGAAGGGTCTGAGTACGCGCCTCAAGGTGGCCCTCTCGGGTCACACCTGCTACACCCTCCGGGAGATGATCAACAAGGCCCTGGAGATGGAAAGGGATCGCCTGGAGGCCGATGCTCAGTACAAGGAGAAGAAGCGCCGGTCCGAGAGTTCTTCTCGTGGCCCGGCACCCCAGAGGCCACGTGCTCACGTGCCCCCTCCGTCGCGCCCCCGCTCTGCCCAGGGCGCTGCACCGGCTCCGAGTCGAGGAGGTGGTACCCACACCGCCAACTACCACCGCCCCACTCAGAGCCGCCCCGTGCAGAGTACCAGCACGTGGAAGGCCACTGCACCCACCTCCACTGGCAGTGTGCCTTTCGCTTGCTTCAACTGTGGTCAGCCAGGCCACAAGGCGGCCTACTGCCCTGCGAAGGCTGCTCCACCACCTGCCCCGGCTGCGACCAGGCAGGCACCTGCTCAGGGTACACCCCGCAAGCCAGCTGTGGGAGCCACCCGCGGCCGTCTCACCCACCTGACTGCACAGGACGCTCAGGACGCCCCCGACGCGGTGTACGGTATGTTTTTGGTACAGGGAGTTATGGCATCAGTTCTATTTGACTCTGGTGCAACTTGCTCATATGTATCCTCTAGTTTTGCACGAGAGCACAACCTACCCGTGACACCACGGAAGGTACCTATAGACACCATATCTCCTTTAGGCAACCTCAGATGCACCCAAAAATGTCAGGGAGTGAACATCACCATCGAGGGTTACCCTTTTCTAGCCGATCTCACCTTACTTCCGTCAGATGGACTGGATGTCATCTTGGGAATGGATTGGCTGACCCGACACAAGGGAGTGATATCTTGTTCACCGAGGTATGTGGAGATAACGCACCCGAGTGGTCGCGTGCTCCGATGTGAGCCTAACCATGAGAAGAAGGCGCCCATGATATGCGCCTTAGAATCCAAGTCAGTTGAGGTAGTGCCTATAGTGAGTGAGTACCCTGACGTGTTTCCAGAGGAGTTGCCGGGTATGCCGCCTGACAGAGATGTGGAGTTCGTGATCGACCTTCTGCCGGGTACGGGTCCCATTGCTAAGAGGCCCTACCGCATGTCAGTCGATGAGCTGGAAGAGCTCAAGAAGCAACTCAAGGAATTG ATCAGACCGGAGGATATACCCAAGACAGCCTTTGTCACAAGGTATGGGCAATatgagttcactgttgtgtccttcggactcacgaATGCCCCGGCTTACTTCATGAAtatgatgaacaaggtgttcatggaagAGCTAGACAGGTTCGTTGTggtgttcattgatgatattcttGTCTATTCAGCCTCTGCCGAAGAACATGAgcaacacttgagagtagtTCTAGAGAAGTTGAGGCAGAACcaactctatgccaagttcagtaaGTGCGAGTTCTGGCTTGAAGAAGTCACCTTCCTTGGGCATGTTCTCACAGCTGAGGGAGTTGCAGTTGACCCAGCCAAAATAGAAGCCGTGAAGGAATGGGAGCAACCCCGTAATGCGACGGATATCCGCAGTTTTCTGGGTTTGGCCGGGTACTATCGTCGATTCATTGAGAATTTCTCTAAGATCGCCAAGCCAATGACTAACCTTCTCAAGAAGACCAACGAGTTtgagtggacacctgagtgtgaacaGAGCTTCCAGACCTTGAAACAGAAGCTTACCACCACTCCAGTGCTAGCCTTGCCCGACATTCAGAAAGATTTCGTAGTCTACTGTGATGCTTCGAGACAGGGACTCGGATGTGTTCTGATGCAAAGTGGGAAAGTCATAGCATATGCGTCGCGACAGTTGAAAGACCATGAGCAACGCTACCCCACGCATGACCTTGAGCTGGCAGCTGTTGTGCATGCCTtaaagatctggaggcactaccTGATCGGCAACAAGTGTGAcatttacactgatcataagagcttgaagtactTTTTCACTCAAGAAGATCTGAACATGAGACAACGTAGGTGGTTAGAACTCATAAAGGACTACAACCTGGAGATCCACTACCACCCGGGAAAGGCAAAT GCCATTGGCACCCGTCTAGATTACAGTACCGCATATCACCCGcagacagatgggcagactgagAGAGTGAATCAGATCCTTGAGGACATGCTCAGAGCTTGTGTACTGAAGTATGGGTCAGATTGGGAGAAGAGTTTGTCTCatgcagagttctcctacaacaacagttatcaagcCAGCATCCAGATGTCACCTTTCGAAGCCCTATACGGAAGAAAGTGTAGAACCCCGCTGATGTGGTCACAGGTGGGAGAGAGAGCGTTCTTTGGCCCTGATAAAATTAAAGAGGCCGAAGAAGGAGTCGCCCATGTGCGGGAGAACCTGAAGATCGCTCAGAGCCGACAGAAGAGTTACGCAGATAACCATCGGAGAGATCTTGAGTTCAATGTGGGGGatcatgtgtacctcaaggtctcCCCGCTACGTGGGACTTTCAGATTCCATGTGAAAGGAAAGCTCGCACCCAGGTTTGTAGGCCCCTACCGAATCGTTGCTAGAGTTGGCAAGTTAGCATACAAGCTTGAGTTACCAGAAGAGCTAGACAGAGTGCATCCAGTGTTCCACGTATCTCAGTTGCGCAGATGTCTGAAACTGCCAGAGACACAAGTGCCCGTTGAGTCACTAGACCTACAGGAAACACTAGAGTACCGGGAGTACCCAGTCAAGATTCTAGACAAAGCCACCAAGGAAACTAGAAGCTCTACCATTCCCATGTGCAAGGTCCTGTGGAGCAACCACACAGAAAGAGAAGCCACTTGGGAGAAAGAGTCTGAGCTGCAGTTACGATACCCCTACCTCTTCGAAAGGTACGTCACACcttaa